The following proteins are encoded in a genomic region of Triticum dicoccoides isolate Atlit2015 ecotype Zavitan chromosome 1B, WEW_v2.0, whole genome shotgun sequence:
- the LOC119350968 gene encoding uncharacterized protein LOC119350968, giving the protein MAAAADTDRSRVRPTPRDPLQRMPTGTATSSTSPPARTESPAALEVGRETEDQEETAVAGLYTTESDRRRRSGSIESARAMAALRHAARRALQQGGAQVRPSVVAEGPRRLLLNGASPGRRRMSTSSISGKPTSSAELELLEMRFKKTKEELFDLLVAVKRAELYPQLSWEDIQTHRLITHLAAQVEPRPHDPNWRMFRRTRRLNDFNTITVPLGYFGLFAYCVATNMREDGATSKNSEANFVSEPENDMN; this is encoded by the exons ATGGCCGCGGCCGCCGACACCGATAGGAGCAGAGTACGGCCCACCCCACGGGACCCGCTGCAGAGGATGCCGACGGGAACTGCAACCTCGTCGACATCACCTCCAGCTCGAACGGAATCCCCTGCGGCGCTCGAGGTCGGGAGGGAGACGGAAGATCAGGA AGAGACGGCCGTGGCGGGCCTATATACAACGGAGAGCGACAGACGAAGAAGAAGCGGATCGATCGAGTCGGCGAGAGCGATGGCGGCGCTCCGGCACGCGGCGAGGCGTGCGCTCCAGCAGGGAGGAGCGCAGGTGAGGCCTTCGGTCGTGGCGGAGGGACCTCGGCGGCTCTTGCTAAACGGCGCTTCCCCTGGCCGCCGGCGCATGTCCACCTCCTCCATCAGTGGCAAG CCAACATCTAGTGCCGAGCTGGAATTGCTGGAAATGCGATTCAAGAAGACGAAGGAAGAGTTGTTTGATTTGCTCGTAGCAGTGAAAAGGGCAGAACTTTACCCACAGTTGTCCTGGGAAGACATCCAAACTCATCGGCTCATCACTCACCTTGCTGCTCAAGTGGAGCCTAGGCCTCACGACCCCAATTG GCGCATGTTTCGACGAACAAGAAGACTCAACGATTTTAACACTATAACTGTTCCTCTGGGATATTTTGGTCTGTTCGCCTACTGCGTGGCAACTAACATGAGAGAAGATGGCGCTACAAGCAAGAATAGTGAAGCCAATTTCGTCTCCGAGCCAGAGAACGATATGAACTAG